CTGAACCATCGCCATGACCCTCATAGCAGTAGATTTGTTCCTCTGCGAGCCTCTCGACACCCTTGGCTTCTTCCGCTTCCTTCAGTGTCGTCTTGAGCTTTTCGTCTGCTTCTTCGGTCACAGCTGCTGCTGCTTTGGCCTCTTCGCGTAGTAATTTAGCGCTCTTCTTATTGCTTTCTGCTTCATGCCTTGCCATTTCAGCCTCTTCTAGAAGCTTCCCCACACGAGATTGCATATTGAAACCACATTCCGACTTAGCTTTCTCGAGCTCAGCCTCGCTCTTCTCTAGATCGCCCTGCATTTGCTCAATGGTCAATTCGGCTTCCAACTCCGCCTTCTCTGCTGCTGTCCGCTCGCTCTGCACTTCCTCCAGTTGCTTCTTAGTCGAATCATTGGAAGCTCGGAGCATGTTTTCTTCTGCTACGGCTTCTTCCAATACCCTCTTGGCGCTGTCGAGCTCGGAAGCCATCTGCCGGATGGTGTACAGATCTGAGGACTGCATGTCGTGCAGCTGTTCTTGCAGAACTCTGATCGCTTCCATCGTCTCATCGAGATTCGCCTGGAGAGTTTCGCTTGGCACGTATTCTTCTTCCAAGCGCTTGATCTCTTTCTCGACGCGCTCCTGGTTTAGTTTATGACTATTCAACAACTCTTCCTTCTCCGCGACGAGCTTCATGTACTCCTCTTCGACCTCGACCAAGGCCTGCTTCGCCTGATCGAACGTCTGGCGCAGTTGTTCGACTTCCTTCATGACCTGGCCCTGCCTCTCCTCGTCCTTCTGCAGCTCGTGCTGGGCTCCTTCCGCTTTCTGGAGCATCGTGAGTCTCTCCACCACGACAGCATCGTAATCCTTTCTTAGATTCGTGAGCTCCTCCTTGCTAGCGATGACTTGTGCCGTGGCGGATTTGAAAAGCTCCCACTCGTTGTCGAGGATGGACTTGCCCAGCGGTGCTCTGCTCTCTCGCTCCTCCAGCTCCACAGCTCGGACTCTGGCAGCCTCGGCAGCTGCAATGGATGACTGCTTGGAATTGGTGAGTGTTTGAAGCTTGTTTCGGAGGTAGTCCAGCGTCTTATCGGCCAGCTGCAGCTCGCGCAGAGCTTGCGCTTTTGCAGCTTCGGTGGTTCGCAATTGGTTGGTGTAGTGTAACCGCTCCTTAACCATTAGGTGATGTTGCGCCTCTACTTGGATCAATCCctggtttggtttggtttgttGAATTAGTATTGGAGATATAATGTTACGTTTACGCGTGCAAACTTTACCTCCTCGGCTTTCTTCTTGGCCAGGGCCGTGGATGCGGACGCAGGCGACCCTGCATCACCGAATAGAGAGACAGCATCCTTGACGGACTGGAATGGCGCGTTCGAGTCGACCTCTCTGACATCGGGGGCCGATTCCTGCGCTTTTGTCACCATATCTCTAATCCTGCAATTCACAATCAATTGGAAATGGAAACAAGTGAATGAATGAAGGGAAATAGATACCTGTGGTAGCAGATTATGAAGAGGAATGAATGCGAATTATGTAAGAAAAAGATTAATCAATCTGTTTTGTTTCCTCTGCTTTTCAATTCCTCTGCTATAATGTTGAAGAAAAGCAGAGGAATCGAAGCAAGAAAAAGGTGGGAAGGATGGAAATGTTTGGAGAAGTATGTATATGATGGTAAAAGGGGGCCGAATATTTCTCCTTCCATTTCTCTTGTCTGGAAATCCGAAGAAAACGCCCCcattttcactcttttttcTTAGCTATTTCACCTTGCATACCAATAtaggagtatcatttaaaatGCTAATTATAtctttatagtagtataatactatatccaacaaattcaaatcataTATTAAGTGTAATTTctgtatgattattattttatctaaatggCCTATTGTTGAATATCAGTTGTTATTGAGAGACGCTCAAATGGTATATTATCTTGGTATAAAGTCTGAGCCGtgaaaaacaaagtaaaaatcaTCCGCATAGATATATCTTTTTCTGAGTAATGCTCCAATTGAGATCTCCTCTCGACTGTGATCTATATTGGTGTTTTTAGCTGAAATCTGATATGCATTTACTCTATGATTGATATGCTTGTATCTTACATCAATTGTTCTGTCAACATTTGCAACAACTTTATTTACACATAAATAACAAACTAGTTCATTATCTGCAAGACATTCtccaaataagaaaaacaCACGAGGAATTATCACCATGcacaaaacaatattattctaTGTAACTATTTTGGGAGGCTGCTCATTCCTCCCAGGGTAAATGAATGCACCTCCTCCGCCATTGCAAATTCCTGCAACTCCAAGCTTCCCTTTGTGTCGCATCAACACCTAAATCACCACCAGTTCGGAGCAAAAGAGTGTTGAAACTAATGAGTTTGGCGTGAGCAGTTAAAAGATAGCCTTCCATTCTCGATAAATTTTTAACAAGAACAAGAACATGATATGGCAATCCGATCGTCCTCTTCCTTATTAGCAAACCCCACTTCTCCAACTGATACTACAACCTATTCTTCTATACTCACAAAAGACGAAATTAACAATGAAAATCAGCTAATCACCAGACTCTCTCTACAGCTAATCAAAGCTATGACCTCTCCTCTCCCGTTACCGTTTTTCGGTTACCTCACCATCAAAAATATTGGAGCGCAACACAGTTCGTGGCATATGAAAGAAAACAGAGTGTCGAAGGTATATTTATGAATGTAGGCACAACATAGTTATGAGCGTTTTAACGCAATAATCAATAAGCATACATACAAATCATGATTGCTGGACTACAAAAAAGAACAAGCAGATGTTAGTACACCTAATGGCTGTACACCTTCTTTGCTTTGCCAACTATACGAACCAAtagtttttatcatttatgctACACTACTTTGCTGCTAAAAAACCTACACGAGTTTATTCATACTCAGACACATCTTCTCCCACTAATTTTGCTATCTCATTACAATCATCAAAGTGCACCACCATCGTAATGTTGGTAGCCTCCCTATTTCTTTCCTGCTCGTTGTCTCCACGTGCTCTGCATTTTGAAACACCAATCTTAGTCAAAATCACTCCAATCGTAAAAACCTTGCATGAGTTGTTAAAGTGGAGTACCAGAAGCTCGTCATCAGAATGCTCATCATCTGCAGAGCCAGAATTACTTGTGTTTTTATCAGGCTTATCCGAAGATGCAGGCTGGCTGTCCATGTCATCTGCTTCCTCAGACTCCCGTCCAGATTCTTCTTTGTCTTCATCTAACTGCTTCCCATCCGAATCAGAAACAGCCTCGTTATCCAATTCACTAGCATCATGTGGAGGGCCACCAGCATGGTCACTCTGAGTATTTTCAGAGTCGTCTTCGCCCTCTTTGGGCTCTTCTGATTCAGCATCCTCCTCGTGTTTCTTGTCATTATTAGACAGCTCCTCATCAGATACACTCTTATGACTCCTCTCATTTTGTTCCTTCTCTGGATTGTCAGAAAACACACGAAATAAGTTTGAGCgcacaaaatcaacaaatatgCTTGTACCACCACTGCATATGATGAAGTATAGTGGGTAAACAGCATAGTTAGgggaaaaaaacacaaaaaaacattcaaaagACCACCAAGAACAATGTCAATGAAAAGTAGTATAAACACAATTAGCAATTATATACTGCAGTCCAATAGTTGACTCATCACCTGAGTCTGACTGATCAACCAGGGACTTTGTGGAAGACTCAGGTTCTACGTCCACTGGTTTTTCTCTCCTTCCCACAGAGAAATTAATCTTCACTGGACCTTTTCGACCTTCTTTAGGACTTTTTCTTGGAGTCCTCTTCCCTCTTGCTTGAGATGACAGAGATCTGCCATTCAGTTTCTACATAAGCTAATTGCAAATAAAAGATATGAGCATCTCAGCTAATCCATATAGCAGGAAAGCAACTTACTTCAAGCCCAACTTTTCAACCTGTTCTAAGCCTCCCAACGCTTTCTTTTTTTGCCCAGACGGTCTGCGGGTCAAATAATGAGGACATCAGATCAAAGTAACTCTGTTAAAGAAACTGTCAAAACATTTACAGGAGACGCATACAGGTTAGGCAGATAATTAAGTTAAacaataaatcacaaaaaatgtaaatgtcaaataaaaaaaaatgagcatCTCAGCTAATCCATATAGCAGAAAAGCAACTTACTTCATGCCCAGTTTTTCAACCTGTTCTAAGCCTCCCAccgttttctttttctgccCAGATGATCTGCGGGTCAAATAATGAGGACATCAGATCAAAGTAACTCTGCTAAAAAACTGTTAAAACATTTATAGTAGATGCGTACAGGTGAGGCACATAATTAAGATACtccaacattttattttatatggaaCTACAAATTAAGTTAACAATTATCACAAATACAAATTAAGCAGCTATAGTCACTAATAAAATCTAAActatatttatcttttgttttatatatgtcatttacatatattgaaatatgtgATCGACTATATATATTGGCTCACTATTCCTCCACTCACAAcacattttacaaaataaagtgTGGGCCTTCTCCACTTACAATCCAATCAcctaatatttattaaaagtcCTGCCACAACCTAGTGTGCACTATTTTGTGGAACAGAATGAGTAATATAAGTTTcttattttccataaattatatatttatgtactcATCAGGCTTTTGTATGTAAATCCAAGAACTGTATATGCATGTAGAtgggttttttttatatgtggATGTAGATCGTTGAGTGCATATGCATATCCAAATTTTTGCTGAAAGAAAAGGGGAGAGATTCGAAGCAGAGTATGTAGTTTAAATTGAACAAGAGTGTGCTCTAGTTTAGTGAAGGCATCACTCACCCTCCTTTAGAAAGAGAGCCCTTTGACGAGCCAAGTTGCTGCAAAAGGAGTATGGACATTGTCAAATATCACGCTAAAACAGAGAAACATTTCTAACAGTAGAAAATTAAGTTGAGAACTTTGTAAGCACCTTTGATTTGAGATTGTTCTCAACTAGTTCCCAGCGCTCCCTATCTAGTCGAAGAACTTCCACATCTCCATCATCATATACTATCTGCGAATGCAAtttaaagataaatatttttagaagaATAGGGAAACAAAGAGTGACGAATgagaaaatcataaaaaaggCACTGTCAACTAATTCTAGtgtcaaaaaagaaatgaagagaCCAAAATGCATCTTACCACATGTTTCTTTTTGTGGGTATCAAATGACTTTATTACCCCTTCATAGAACCTGTGGAATACCAGACAAATATTAATGCCATTAATCACTttcaaattacataaatttatcaccATGGAAGTTTATGCTACTTGAAACGTGCTCTGCAAAATTAACTGATTACTGCTTATGCAGATATCATTATTGACAGCGTTGAGGTCTTGGAAAATCCAAATGAAGTGGGGGGAGAAAGATACCTATAgctataaaaattcaaataattatggatgaaatcatacaaaaaaaatgaattcacaGTCCGGCCACTTCTTATTTGGTTTGGCTTTATTCTTTTCTGATTTCTAGATTCTCATGGTCTCGTCTATGAGAATAGAGGTATAAATCAGGCATTGTATTACTTCAGATCAAATGGAGAGCTGCACAGGAAAACTAGGTGTGCTTGGTTTGAAGCATTTGATGAATGCATCTCCATTACCAAAGTTGCCTTTGCACGCATCTTACTATGCTTATGGCAGAACAAATTGAACAGAACTTACTTCTTATCCATCGGCCACCAAACTTTAATTCTGGAACCAATTAAATCATTACTGTGGCTTCCGCTGTCCTTGCTTGTGCactaaagatgaaaaaaaaagtggaacCCATGTTAGAAAGTGTTGGGAGACAGAAAATTCTGGATCATTTACTTTCATCATAGAAGATCATACACcatgtattttgtttcattactaTATTTGTCACTTCTAAAAGTGGGATGCATGTGAGTCATGAAAATCCAGTTTCCATATATATGCATCTTTGGTATTGTAACACAGAAAAAAGCATCATTAGTACCCATATAAGGTCATTAATACAATGGATATTCACAATCACTAATCATTAGAGAGAGTTGCACGAAATGGCACTAACCTTTGCTAATCCAGagacacttttctttttctgctTCTTCAGAGATGCAGACTTTGAAAAACTAAACGAAGGTGCCTCCTCAGTTTCTTTGAATTTCTTAGGCTTCTGCATATACAAGAGTCAGTTTGTCAGAATATAATTCATATCATGAATCATAGGCCTTCAACCTATTCCATAACTTAGAACCATACCTTAGCATCAGGAGAGTGATGGAGAGTCTCAGCATTATCTCTGCCAGGTCGTTTAGCTTTCTGCTTAGAAGAGGCACTGGATTTCTTCCCCATACGGGAAAGTAACAAGTCAGATTCTGCAGATTCTTCCATTTTTTCCTGTGCTGCTATATCTTCTGAAGAAGTTTGAAGATCTTCATCCATTTTGTCAGAAACATCACTAGTATCTTCCTGATTTACTTTACTAGGCCTCTTAGAACCCTTTGGAGGAGTTGTTTGgagagatttgtgagcttgaGCAGATGATGTTCTCCTACGTTTTGGGACAGGGGCATCCTTAGATTCATCCAACAACGTTTTCCTCTTCTCTAGCTGGTGGatgtttttcctctttttgcCAACATGCTCAGCATTGTTACTTGATCCAATCTTGCCAGATGTTCCCAGGTTATCAGAATTTATTTCCTTCACCATTTTCAAGATATCAAAATCGTTTTCCTTAGAGATCCCAGATGGTGCAGACTGATTCTTTGCCTCTTTTCTTGCCTTTGCTGCTTTAGCTTTTAgtcttttcattaactttcCTAATGGTATCTCACTGCCCTCTGTTTCACTGTCCTTCATGTTATCATCCTCTGCATGTACTGAATTGGCCTGAAATTGACAGATTAAACCATATGACCAAATTACCACACAAGACAAagataagatgttttatagcAGTAGCACGTTTTTAATCTTACAATTTCATTAGTTTCCAATTTAAGTGATTCAAAATGGGCAAAAACACCATCTTCTGCCAGCCACGTCTTCTCTTCACCAACCTAGTTCAGAAGAAACAAGAAACATATTCAAAGATAGATGGCTCAGCGGAGCAATAGAGAGATAAACATACTATCTTAGAAGGTCCGTGAATGCTAGACGACATCTCTGACCTCGAGACAAAAGAATCTTGTACGGTCAACATGACCAGAACTCAATAACAAGTAAAGAAGCAAAAGAATCAGAATAAGAAAACAATCTCAAACAGTGTATGAGCACCCTCATAGCTTTTACTGATATTTCATGGGAAAGTAAATACAGCAGGCAAAGAAAGTAAACCCGCATACAATTAAAAAGAATCAGTGCAGATGACAGCATGATAAAACAAATTGGAATTTTGAATGATCAAGCCATCTAGGTAAAGGCTGTGATGAAGGACTCATGTTGGGGCAATGCTTAATTAGTCAATCAACGGAAAAGGTACTGATACTAAAAAAACCTAAAACTATATCAGCAGCTTGAATGCTGAAAGAAGGCGGACAGGTTCAAATGATCAAAGCATGTGTAATCTGAGAACTGCAGTTAACCAAACATAAAAGAATAATAGGGGTAAACAGCTTCAGTATGACATTCATCAAAACCAAGGCTGGTGGTGTACTGCTGCGCACAGCATAGAACATAAAGGGTCACCTGCTACCCCTTACAGAAACTTGCCAACATCAATTATTTTCacttaaatatgaatttcttCTAACAACAATAAGATGTGAAAAATCCAAGTAGCAGGGAATCCATACTCTTGTTATTTATCTCCTTATCAAGACAGATACAAAAGCttatatgaaataaaagatTGGCATACATACCAGCGAGTCACTGTCATCTTTCTTTGTGCGTTGTTTATAAATCCCAGCAGGAAGAGTCACAGATGCAGTTGAGTCATGAAGATCATCTTGATTTGGAACAAACCTCTTCACAATTGACATGCCAAGGTCGCACAGAGCATACAAATTCtgtaatatataatttggaaTGATTTCATCCCTTTAGGAAAAACTAATCACAAAAAGTTCTAATCTAGGCAGTTTATTTTCTCCAAGAGGGGAGATTTTGTCTCCTCGACAGATTAAGCTACTTCAGAAACTGACAAGAAAAGTCTAGTAGCATTTAAATATCAAACCTGGGACTTAGTAGCATCTAAAGCATCTTCTGAGCGCTTTATACATAGGAAAATAGAATTAAGTAATGAAAGGGTCTCCTTGTCCTTGCTTATGCTGACATCAGATTTTCCGTCTCCATCTCCATGCACCAGCATTGATATGAAAAGATACAACTTCCTGAAGCAGGTACACATATATTAAATGGGGAATAAGAAATGTCACGCACTATCAGTATTTTTACTCCAGCATGTTGTCGTCAGTGCATAATATAGGTACAAGCGTTCTCATAAGTAGTAAGCATTCTCAAGGCACAACAATTGTAAAATGTGGATCCAAGTAGTTCATTTTTACCAAAAGCAGATGtcttttccaaaaattaataaattaataatttagcATTAAATGCAAAACCTCCCAAAAGCGACGAAACAAATTTCTTTAAATGCTTTTCTCTCCTGGATCAGGAAAATTAACTTTGTTATgctttaataaattatatatgacTTAATATACACTTTTATAGTAACCACTAACCACATCTCACACATATTAATCATAAAAGAAACTTAGTTATGCTTTAGGAAGTAACTAGATTAAAATTCCATGATAAGCAGATGCAATTTATGTAACAAACATATAATATCACATGGATAACTTATGTGCTCTTAGTcctatttgtaattttcacaTCACAAATTATCTCGACAAATGCATTCTTCCAAGTCTATAAATCATTTGAGCAAGTGTCGGTCAAGAAACCTTGCACgaattgaatttcaaaacaataaaaaaaactaagaaaattAAACCATGTTGTAGAGCATGTGATATAATCAAAAGCAATCTGAGAGGTTGTTAAGTAATGGTTTTCTTGACACACCAAAAAGACCTTCATACGAATTGAAAGCTTAATCCtctctaaaaaatattatcagcCATGAAGTGCTTTCCCATGAAAATACACCTTACATTCTTAGCATTAAACAAAGTTGTAAGTCAACCAAGATTCAAGGAGTTGAGCACATGCGCAATAAAGAAGGTGTGCGGtcaagtaattaaaaattatgtctATTCTAGACACGAGTACACTCATTTATAGCTGCATTAAGATACTTCTAATTGATGTTAGATTATTTATTGCAagttttatctctacttttgatactgattattttttttttttaagagtcAAGCATGTTGCTAAGCGAGTTTATCTTTCTGCCTACCGAAACTAGTGATGCACGTAATAACCAAGCATATAGTATGCAAGTCAAATGGACCCAAAATATTGAATAGTGAATGTAGTTagcaaatattttttctagatACACCTTACTTTTGCTATCAGATGGCATACAGCTTGCCAATTGTCCGCTTAGgcattaaataatattcttttagttGATATCCCGacacaatcaaaatttgacaaaatgCTGAAAATAACCATCACGTAGGAAAATCTTTCTTTGTTGGGCTTAGCTAATAACTTTTATAAcgtcaaaattttcaaaaaatagcAGTAATTATAAAGCTTAGAGATGATGAAATGTCAATCACATTCATAGGgcaacaaatcaaaattggaTGTTACTGAAATTGCTCCTTACAAGCTTTGTAATTAATAACAACCAACAAATCTCTAGGACAAGTTCaccattttacattttattattgtttggGTTAAAAGATGATTTGATTCTGTGTCTTGGAGATTTATATTCAATAGCACTTGTTTGCTTTGACTTCCGATCAACACCAAGGCTAGAGTTGCATCAGAATCATGCAGATAATCATTTCTACCACAAGTAAATTATTACATCTACCATTTAAATCATTAAGTCGGTTTCTCTGGTGATTCTTCAGGATCACATTTATTAATTGCGTATCAGATAACAGGTCAAAGCAGATGAGAAAAGTATAACTTAATTGTGCAACCCAAATGATGGGAAAATACACAAACAACAAGAATCCTATAAGCCAATTGAAAAGGTGATCACTCCGCTCCACAAGACCATATCAACATTGTTGAGAACTGAGATTGCAATATAGCACCCAATTCCATGGATACTCTCCAACTGAGCTCAAAAGGTATGTAAGTACAGACATATGAGAATGCCTAAGGAAATATTGAAGCAAATGCATAGCCATCATAGAAGTATATCATTTTTGCCAAGACAACCTAAAGCAATAGAGCTATGAACAACAGCTATGctaagagaataaataacaGTCaggattttataaaataacgTACAGCTGTGTGTTATTAACTTAAGCTCTTTAAACTTCATTTTAGCAATTATAATTCCCAGTCTATGATACCTGTACAtttcttcaaatattttgaCATCTCTGGACTCATCAATACTAGGACATGAGGGATGATGAGCAAGGGAATGCACCACATATGGAAGCAAGTATTCTGGACTGTGTGGGGAAGAATCCGTATCAGTCTGAGAAGAAGTCTGCCTCCCCCTTCCTTGTCGACACATCTGGATGATGTCATGCAAATTGCGTTTGTTCTGCCAAATAGTTTGAGCTGGTTATGCAAAACATTGGAACTTCCAAGAGGTACACAAATCACCACCAATATTTTAGGATACAATAAAAAGATATGTGAGTTTGAATTGTTTAGGCTGTGTATAGGCAAATGTGTTTTAGGAATATCTGGTTTGATCTCAATTCTCAAGAGTATTTAACCTAGTCATATAGAGAAGTCATTGCAAAATTCACAATAATAAGATTTTCACACCAAAAGTCATGCCAGTGAttgttatatattatacaCTCTACCCACTATATTACCTCAAATAAGGATCAAGCCTAAGATGATGTGATTTAGGTGTCTTACTTGCCACCActtttaaaatactttttcaaattttaatttatttatgcacTGCCCATGCATTAAATGTTTGTGAAGAAACCAGTTATAGCCTGACGTCCCCTTTACCTCCTCAATATCTTCCTGTTGAGATGTATCGTCGAGCAGGAAAGCACAAGCGTATTTAGGATCTAGAGCTCGGTCCTTTACATATTGATGAATCTTGTTGAGAAGTAGTTTCTTGATCTCGGGAAAGTTATCCTACAAAATAGTTTAGGGGGAGGGAGTTAAGAAAATAATGCCCCATTTAGAGTATACAAGGTATTAAgaattagaaattttattttttaaacatgtACATACTCAAAACAAAATGCACTCTACCTCAGAGGTTCTCATTGTAAGGTAAAAGACATCAATGGGGATTTTGTGCTCCCAGTATTTTGATAAACGGAGAACAGCTTTAGCTGCAGCAAGCTTTAAATGAGCCCTGTCAACTGAACTGGAACACAGAGAGAGAAATGACATTAATGCCAGAAAAAGTTATTAATACTCAGGCAAATGAAGAAGACATCTATGAATCCAATATCCTAAAAGAAAGTTTCAGATAAAACAGCCCAGATACCTCGATCTAATCTCGCTTGATATATCACCAAAAGAGAGAATGTTCTTGAGGATTCTAAATAGGTCATCGATTCCAGATCGAAGGTGAGCATCCTTGGTAGGTAAATAGCTCTTGACCAGAGCTTTGACTCCATATATCTGCATGTACAAATTGATTGTCATTTTGCTCCAAAGGTTCCCAATATGTCCACTATTTAGCGAAGATATAAAAGCATGCGATAGAAAAACCTTTAAGGAACAAAGTTCACTTATATCATCCCAAGAATCAGGTGCTTTTTCTTCTGATACCTGCAAGTGAAGTGTATAACATGATAACTGCAATAACAAAGAAAGGAACACAAATGTCTCGTTTATTTAATCTGACATACATGTCCAATCTCCAGTATGTTTTCTCTGATGAACTTTACAATCTCACTTTCTCTTGTTTCAAAGACAGGCATGGCAGCTTGTGCAATACACCCAAGAGACTGTAGTACAGCTGGCATGTGGGCCTTCTCTTCAAGCATATCAACTAGCCTCTAGTAATTTGGAAGgcaaggagagagagagagagagagagagagaacagAATCATAAACTTTAAGCAGCATAGaaagccaaaaaaataaaacaaaaatgatagAGAATTCTACATGACgacaaatagaaaaaaggcAAATAAAACCTTATAAAGAACAGAAAGTGACATGAGTCCATCATCTTTTGTGATGGATGCCAGTGCATGAACAGCATACTTGGCCTGCCTTCGGTTACCCTCGAAG
The nucleotide sequence above comes from Salvia hispanica cultivar TCC Black 2014 chromosome 5, UniMelb_Shisp_WGS_1.0, whole genome shotgun sequence. Encoded proteins:
- the LOC125191039 gene encoding WEB family protein At1g12150-like, which translates into the protein MVTKAQESAPDVREVDSNAPFQSVKDAVSLFGDAGSPASASTALAKKKAEEGLIQVEAQHHLMVKERLHYTNQLRTTEAAKAQALRELQLADKTLDYLRNKLQTLTNSKQSSIAAAEAARVRAVELEERESRAPLGKSILDNEWELFKSATAQVIASKEELTNLRKDYDAVVVERLTMLQKAEGAQHELQKDEERQGQVMKEVEQLRQTFDQAKQALVEVEEEYMKLVAEKEELLNSHKLNQERVEKEIKRLEEEYVPSETLQANLDETMEAIRVLQEQLHDMQSSDLYTIRQMASELDSAKRVLEEAVAEENMLRASNDSTKKQLEEVQSERTAAEKAELEAELTIEQMQGDLEKSEAELEKAKSECGFNMQSRVGKLLEEAEMARHEAESNKKSAKLLREEAKAAAAVTEEADEKLKTTLKEAEEAKGVERLAEEQIYCYEGHGDGSGSTRRITLSAEEFDSMNEKIKEYTSKADIEVATAIAEAEAINAREKENSEKLEALLKENEALELEIKEALKAAEMAEADQRLLETELQKRRQNEVSKATKVKR
- the LOC125189099 gene encoding sister chromatid cohesion protein PDS5 homolog A, which gives rise to MAQKLQQQLKELGSKLEALPSSKDALIKLLKHGVTCLTELDQSPPKTMLDSMQSFLKAIVKPELLKHHDQEVKLFVAACICEITRITAPEAPYEDDIMKEIFQLTVSTFSGLSDVNSPSFGRIVVILETVARYRSCVVMLDLECDDLIKDMFSTFFTVARDEHPENVITSMQTIMEVLFEESEDVPENLLLTLLSALSCDNEDITIAARRLAMNVVERCAEKLEPGVKQFLVSSMSGDRRSLKPEMNYHAVLYNIYQSAPQILSGVVPYLTGELLSDQLEVRLKAVGLVGDLFSLPESTISVAFQPVFSEFLKRLTDRVAEVRMSVLEHVKSCLLVNPFRPEAPQIISALCDRLLDYEESVRKKVVSVVCDVVCHDTTSIPVETIKLVSERLRDKSLLVKRYTMERLADIYKASCMKQSSGTAESGEFDWIVGKILRCFYDKDFRSDTIEPILSLSLFPTDFPVKDKVKKWVRIFSGFDKVEVKALEKILEQKQRLQQEMHKYLSLKQLSGEGDKVENQKKILFCFRALSRSFTNPAEAEENFQNLDQLTDSNIWKLLSQLLDPNTSSIQANSSRDDILKLLGDEHRLYEFLGTLSLKCSYLLFDKDHVKEIVLDAGVHKSSGNNDSVLSCMTILVILARFCPLLLHGIEEDLVHFLEDDNEIIKEGTLHILAKAGGTIREQLGVSSRSLDLILERICFEGNRRQAKYAVHALASITKDDGLMSLSVLYKRLVDMLEEKAHMPAVLQSLGCIAQAAMPVFETRESEIVKFIRENILEIGHVSEEKAPDSWDDISELCSLKIYGVKALVKSYLPTKDAHLRSGIDDLFRILKNILSFGDISSEIRSSSVDRAHLKLAAAKAVLRLSKYWEHKIPIDVFYLTMRTSEDNFPEIKKLLLNKIHQYVKDRALDPKYACAFLLDDTSQQEDIEENKRNLHDIIQMCRQGRGRQTSSQTDTDSSPHSPEYLLPYVVHSLAHHPSCPSIDESRDVKIFEEMYRKLYLFISMLVHGDGDGKSDVSISKDKETLSLLNSIFLCIKRSEDALDATKSQNLYALCDLGMSIVKRFVPNQDDLHDSTASVTLPAGIYKQRTKKDDSDSLVGEEKTWLAEDGVFAHFESLKLETNEIANSVHAEDDNMKDSETEGSEIPLGKLMKRLKAKAAKARKEAKNQSAPSGISKENDFDILKMVKEINSDNLGTSGKIGSSNNAEHVGKKRKNIHQLEKRKTLLDESKDAPVPKRRRTSSAQAHKSLQTTPPKGSKRPSKVNQEDTSDVSDKMDEDLQTSSEDIAAQEKMEESAESDLLLSRMGKKSSASSKQKAKRPGRDNAETLHHSPDAKKPKKFKETEEAPSFSFSKSASLKKQKKKSVSGLAKCTSKDSGSHSNDLIGSRIKVWWPMDKKFYEGVIKSFDTHKKKHVIVYDDGDVEVLRLDRERWELVENNLKSKQLGSSKGSLSKGGSSGQKKKTVGGLEQVEKLGMKPSGQKKKALGGLEQVEKLGLKSLSSQARGKRTPRKSPKEGRKGPVKINFSVGRREKPVDVEPESSTKSLVDQSDSEKEQNERSHKSVSDEELSNNDKKHEEDAESEEPKEGEDDSENTQSDHAGGPPHDASELDNEAVSDSDGKQLDEDKEESGRESEEADDMDSQPASSDKPDKNTSNSGSADDEHSDDELLSTWRQRAGKK